A region of Pongo pygmaeus isolate AG05252 chromosome 15, NHGRI_mPonPyg2-v2.0_pri, whole genome shotgun sequence DNA encodes the following proteins:
- the EGLN3 gene encoding prolyl hydroxylase EGLN3, whose translation MPLGHIMRLDLEKIALEYIVPCLHEVGFCYLDNFLGEVVGDCVLERVKQLHCTGALRDGQLAGPRAGVSKRHLRGDQITWIGGNEEGCEAISFLLSLIDRLVLYCGSRLGKYYVKERSKAMVACYPGNGTGYVRHVDNPNGDGRCITCIYYLNKNWDAKLHGGILRIFPEGKSFIADVEPIFDRLLFFWSDRRNPHEVQPSYATRYAMTVWYFDAEERAEAKKKFRNLTRKTESALTED comes from the exons ATGCCCCTGGGACATATCATGAGGCTGGACCTGGAGAAAATTGCCCTGGAGTACATCGTGCCCTGTCTGCACGAGGTGGGCTTCTGCTACCTGGACAACTTcctgggcgaggtggtgggcgaCTGCGTCCTGGAGCGCGTCAAGCAGCTGCACTGCACCGGGGCCCTGCGGGACGGCCAGCTGGCGGGGCCGCGCGCCGGCGTCTCCAAGCGACACCTGCGGGGCGACCAGATCACGTGGATCGGGGGCAACGAGGAGGGCTGCGAGGCCATCAGCTTCCTCCTGTCCCTCATCGACAGGCTGGTCCTCTACTGCGGGAGCCGGCTGGGCAAATACTACGTCAAGGAGAGGTCTAAG GCAATGGTGGCTTGCTATCCAGGAAATGGAACAGGTTATGTTCGCCACGTGGACAACCCCAACGGTGATGGTCGCTGCATCACCTGCATCTACTATCTGAACAAGAATTGGGATGCCAAG ctACATGGTGGGATCCTGCGGATATTTCCAGAGGGGAAGTCATTCATAGCAGATGTGGAGCCCATTTTTGACAGACTCCTGTTCTTCTGGTCAGATCGCAGGAACCCACACGAAGTGCAGCCTTCTTATGCAACCAG ATATGCTATGACTGTCTGGTACTTTGATGCTGAAGAAAGGGCAGAAGCCAAAAAGAAATTCAGGAATTTAACTA GGAAAACTGAATCTGCCCTCACTGAAGACTGA